Within Aliivibrio fischeri, the genomic segment ATTCTCAAGCTATCGTTACCTTTGCCTTATGTGGCTTTGCTAACTTAACCTCTATTGCAATGTTAATGGGTGGTTTAGGAGGTGTAGTACCAAGCCGTCGCCCTGATATCGCACGTTTAGGTATGAAAGCAATCTTTGCAGCAACATTAGCAAACTTAATGAGTGCAACCGTTGCAGGCATCTTCCTGTCTTTCTAATAGTAAGTAAGACATAAAAAGCCACTTGTGAGTAATCATAAGTGGCTTTTTTCGTTAATGAAGAACGTAATTACAGCTTAGTCATTCGATTTAGAACAAATGAGTCAATAGCTCCATCAACTGTTTTTACGTACTCAGCAATATGAGCAGTGTTTAAATGATCTTGTAAATGCGCTTCGCTTTCCCATTGTTCATGAAATACAAATACATTTGGATTCTCATTATCTTGGTGAAGATCATACTGAATACACCCTACTTCTTTACGTGTAGGCTCCAGTAACTTAAGCATTGCTTCTTTTACAAATTCAGCATTACCATTTTTTGCTTCAATTCTTGCAACAATCGTTAATATCTTAGTCATTGTATAAATTCATTCTATTTAAAAAGCTTTGAATAACTATTAAAACACGTCTTTATTCAGGAAGTACAATCAATCCTAACGGTTCTAACAATTGCTCTTGTTGCCATCCACAAATTTTCACACCAGTTAAGTCAATACGACGAGGATCTAAGCCTTCTAATTCACAATGGCATAAATCACTCTCTTGAAACTTAAACTGTTCCCATGCATCTTCTGAGAAAGAGCCTCGACTTAAGTCTGAACCTTTAAAGGACGCCCCTTGTAAATTCGCCCCATTCCATTTATTTTCGAACAAATCACACTTTTCAATGCATAAGCGTTCAAGATTTGCATACGATAAATTACAACCCGTAATGTAAGCGGAACAAAAGTACATTTGATGATTAATTTGATTTGAAAAACTCGCTTGAGAAAAATTAGCGCCTTTCAAATCACACTCTCTAAACTCAATTCCAAATGCATTTGCGCCTTTAAAATTTGCCATTGCTATCTTACAACTCTTAAATGACGAATCTCGTAAGTCTGCATACTCAAAGTGGCATCCTTCAATTGCTCCTTGCTCAATGAAACTGCAATCAACAAACTGAGCATCTCTTAAATTTGCTCGAGAAAAATTACATAGGTAAAACTTACACCCTTCATAATATGCGTTACTCAGATCTTGATGTGAGAAATTAACACCATCAAATGTTTCATTATAAATAGCCATAGATACTCCTTAAGGTTATTAAGAAGAAGACTACCAGTAACCATGATAAACTCAACAAAAACAAAACCTTAAATATCAACAACTTAAAAGTACGAGTTTTGGGCTCTAAAACGAACCATATCCAATGCTAATCAACGATTATGTTTATAAACATACGCCAAGACTAAAAAAATAATTTCACAAGTTAGCGACGCATATAGCGCATTGATACATAGTTTTTTGCTCATACTAAGAACACACAAACATTTTACTCTTTGCTCTTACAAACGCTGAAACTTGAATACTACGTGGTAAATTAAGCTTCATGACGTTCTCACAGCATTTCATTAGAACTTCTGTCGCTTTCTCTTCCCATTCATGTTCAGTCTCTAATGAGTGAAGAGATACGCAAGGCTCTGTCTTTGAGCTTGGCTGAAAAGTAGTAAAAGATTTATTAAAAATAACATCTTCACACGCTCTTGCCTGAGATTCAGAAACAAGTTTTTTTCTTAAAATTGTCTGCGCAGAGTTACTTAATGTAATCGTACAAATAAAGTCACGCTCATTAAAATAGAGATCAATCGCTCTATTTAACTGATGTAATGCAATAGTCACACTGTCCATAGTTACCTCCTTGTGGTTATAGATATATTCTAGGAAATTTTTTTAAAACAATGTGCCGTTGTGATCACTAATAAATGATATTGTTCACAAATTATTCAATTGTGTGTTTTATTGATAATAATAATTATGTTAGACCTGCCCACATTTCATCAAGTTCATCGTCAGATGGCATATCTGAATGAGTAATCGTCTTAATCACTCGACAAGGATTACCGACAGCGACACAGTCTGGTGGAATATCTTTTGTCACTACACTTCCAGCACCAATCACACTTCGATCACCGATTGTCACACCATCCAATATAACGGCGTTAGCACCAATCCAAACGTTATCTCCAATCTTAATAGGGTTAGCTGAAGCAATTGGTAATACT encodes:
- a CDS encoding putative quinol monooxygenase codes for the protein MTKILTIVARIEAKNGNAEFVKEAMLKLLEPTRKEVGCIQYDLHQDNENPNVFVFHEQWESEAHLQDHLNTAHIAEYVKTVDGAIDSFVLNRMTKL
- a CDS encoding Qnr family pentapeptide repeat protein, coding for MAIYNETFDGVNFSHQDLSNAYYEGCKFYLCNFSRANLRDAQFVDCSFIEQGAIEGCHFEYADLRDSSFKSCKIAMANFKGANAFGIEFRECDLKGANFSQASFSNQINHQMYFCSAYITGCNLSYANLERLCIEKCDLFENKWNGANLQGASFKGSDLSRGSFSEDAWEQFKFQESDLCHCELEGLDPRRIDLTGVKICGWQQEQLLEPLGLIVLPE